A genomic window from Triticum urartu cultivar G1812 chromosome 7, Tu2.1, whole genome shotgun sequence includes:
- the LOC125518887 gene encoding ranBP2-type zinc finger protein At1g67325 isoform X4: protein MSSQMNNRIQSAGKRARTDGSRREDDWICPSCNNVNFAFRTTCNMRNCDQSRPADHTKAMQTPPHYSVPGRYMPPGTPPSMYLTGAPPPYGSNLYNGHPMPRYGIPQLPPGSGYPYGYGGRVPMGSPYGPMHMAAPPPYSSGSMVGAGGMYSISMPMDRYGLGSPAGPGAMGTRAGSYSDEGSQKKSAGAGRDNDWKCPNCNNINFAFRTVCNMRKCNTPRPDTQGSKPDSSRAPKPKTPEGSWKCEKCNNINYPFRTKCNRPSCGEEKPLQANSPDDLATDQDNQR from the exons ATGTCTTCTCAG ATGAATAACCGCATCCAGTCCGCTGGAAAGCGCGCGCGCACAGACG GTAGCCGGCGTGAGGACGACTGGATTTGCCCCAGCTGTAACAACGTCAACTTCGCATTCCGCACCACCTGCAACATGCGCAACTGCGACCAGTCCAGGCCCGCGGATCACACG AAGGCTATGCAGACTCCACCCCACTACTCGGTGCCGGGGCGGTACATGCCGCCGGGGACGCCTCCGTCCATGTACCTCACCGGGGCTCCTCCCCCGTATGGCTCCAACCTCTATAATGGGCATCCCATGCCACGCTATGGCATTCCTCAGCTCCCCCCGGGCTCTGGATATCCGTATGGCTATGGCGGGCGAGTCCCGATGGGGAGCCCCTATGGGCCAATGCATATGGCGGCGCCACCCCCGTATTCTAGTGGTTCTATGGTTGGTGCAG GTGGAATGTACAGCATCAGCATGCCCATGGATAGATATGGCTTGGGCTCACCCGCTGGTCCTGGGGCAATG GGCACAAGGGCTGGTTCCTATTCTGACGAAGGCTCACAGAAGAAATCTGCTG GAGCTGGACGTGATAATGATTGGAAGTGCCCTAATTGCAACAACATTAACTTCGCCTTTCGGACAGTCTGTAACATGAGAAAATGCAACACACCAAGACCTGACACCCAG GGATCCAAACCTGACAGTTCAAGAGCTCCAA AACCAAAGACTCCAGAGGGTAGCTGGAAGTGTGAAAAGTGCAATAACATAAACTATCCTTTCCGGACAAAATGCAACCGTCCAAGTTGTGGGGAAGAAAAGCCATTGCAGGCAAACAGTCCTGATGATCTGGCTACAGATCAGGACAATCAG AGATGA
- the LOC125525838 gene encoding ethylene-responsive transcription factor ERF015-like: MEANTRVMRREEVGRRAHRRRGASSKSSVPRKNLGLMGVRQRHWGRWAAEIRVPRTRARLWIGTFQCPEQAALAYDVALFCFYGDTPPRKFNFPGAPRPYVPEYRRGSLPLLDIKAIAERHALDLYRLFTRSNVPLPMPVPAAIEPVADVAMVAAAGAGSATNNTGVTAAPEHGNNSENYINMDNNVVEDDPMLSMGIDAFADIVALC; encoded by the coding sequence ATGGAGGCGAACACTAGGGTGATGAGGAGGGAGGAAGTTGGCCGCCGTGCCCACCGCCGCCGCGGTGCGAGCTCGAAGTCGTCGGTGCCTCGCAAGAACTTGGGGCTTATGGGCGTGCGCCAGCGGCACTGGGGTCGGTGGGCAGCGGAGATCCGCGTGCCCCGCACTCGCGCCAGGCTGTGGATCGGCACATTCCAGTGCCCTGAGCAGGCGGCACTCGCCTACGACGTCGCACTCTTTTGCTTCTACGGAGACACCCCACCGCGCAAGTTCAACTTCCCCGGCGCGCCGCGGCCCTACGTCCCCGAGTACCGCCGCGGCAGCCTCCCGCTCCTCGATATCAAGGCCATCGCCGAGAGGCACGCCCTCGATCTCTACCGCCTCTTCACTCGGTCGAACGTGCCCTTGCCCATGCCCGTGCCAGCAGCTATTGAACCCGTCGCTGATGTGGCCATGGTGGCCGCCGCCGGCGCAGGTAGTGCAACTAATAACACTGGTGTCACCGCTGCTCCTGAACATGGTAACAACAGCGAGAATTACATCAACATGGACAACAATGTGGTTGAAGACGACCCCATGCTCTCCATGGGAATCGACGCCTTCGCGGACATTGTTGCCCTATGTTAG
- the LOC125518887 gene encoding ranBP2-type zinc finger protein At1g67325 isoform X3, with protein MSSQMNNRIQSAGKRARTDGSRREDDWICPSCNNVNFAFRTTCNMRNCDQSRPADHTKAMQTPPHYSVPGRYMPPGTPPSMYLTGAPPPYGSNLYNGHPMPRYGIPQLPPGSGYPYGYGGRVPMGSPYGPMHMAAPPPYSSGSMVGAGGMYSISMPMDRYGLGSPAGPGAMGTRAGSYSDEGSQKKSAGAGRDNDWKCPNCNNINFAFRTVCNMRKCNTPRPDTQGSKPDSSRAPKPKTPEGSWKCEKCNNINYPFRTKCNRPSCGEEKPLQANSPDDLATDQDNQLMQVLPI; from the exons ATGTCTTCTCAG ATGAATAACCGCATCCAGTCCGCTGGAAAGCGCGCGCGCACAGACG GTAGCCGGCGTGAGGACGACTGGATTTGCCCCAGCTGTAACAACGTCAACTTCGCATTCCGCACCACCTGCAACATGCGCAACTGCGACCAGTCCAGGCCCGCGGATCACACG AAGGCTATGCAGACTCCACCCCACTACTCGGTGCCGGGGCGGTACATGCCGCCGGGGACGCCTCCGTCCATGTACCTCACCGGGGCTCCTCCCCCGTATGGCTCCAACCTCTATAATGGGCATCCCATGCCACGCTATGGCATTCCTCAGCTCCCCCCGGGCTCTGGATATCCGTATGGCTATGGCGGGCGAGTCCCGATGGGGAGCCCCTATGGGCCAATGCATATGGCGGCGCCACCCCCGTATTCTAGTGGTTCTATGGTTGGTGCAG GTGGAATGTACAGCATCAGCATGCCCATGGATAGATATGGCTTGGGCTCACCCGCTGGTCCTGGGGCAATG GGCACAAGGGCTGGTTCCTATTCTGACGAAGGCTCACAGAAGAAATCTGCTG GAGCTGGACGTGATAATGATTGGAAGTGCCCTAATTGCAACAACATTAACTTCGCCTTTCGGACAGTCTGTAACATGAGAAAATGCAACACACCAAGACCTGACACCCAG GGATCCAAACCTGACAGTTCAAGAGCTCCAA AACCAAAGACTCCAGAGGGTAGCTGGAAGTGTGAAAAGTGCAATAACATAAACTATCCTTTCCGGACAAAATGCAACCGTCCAAGTTGTGGGGAAGAAAAGCCATTGCAGGCAAACAGTCCTGATGATCTGGCTACAGATCAGGACAATCAG CTAATGCAAGTTTTACCAATCTGA
- the LOC125518887 gene encoding ranBP2-type zinc finger protein At1g67325 isoform X1 yields the protein MSSQMNNRIQSAGKRARTDGSRREDDWICPSCNNVNFAFRTTCNMRNCDQSRPADHTKAMQTPPHYSVPGRYMPPGTPPSMYLTGAPPPYGSNLYNGHPMPRYGIPQLPPGSGYPYGYGGRVPMGSPYGPMHMAAPPPYSSGSMVGAGGMYSISMPMDRYGLGSPAGPGAMGTRAGSYSDEGSQKKSAGAGRDNDWKCPNCNNINFAFRTVCNMRKCNTPRPDTQGSKPDSSRAPKPKTPEGSWKCEKCNNINYPFRTKCNRPSCGEEKPLQANSPDDLATDQDNQFLSCNMGKLLSKLQLSHDFEDNSVLIEKDVPGHAAGLPVPTSSHALRMAALSELQDSL from the exons ATGTCTTCTCAG ATGAATAACCGCATCCAGTCCGCTGGAAAGCGCGCGCGCACAGACG GTAGCCGGCGTGAGGACGACTGGATTTGCCCCAGCTGTAACAACGTCAACTTCGCATTCCGCACCACCTGCAACATGCGCAACTGCGACCAGTCCAGGCCCGCGGATCACACG AAGGCTATGCAGACTCCACCCCACTACTCGGTGCCGGGGCGGTACATGCCGCCGGGGACGCCTCCGTCCATGTACCTCACCGGGGCTCCTCCCCCGTATGGCTCCAACCTCTATAATGGGCATCCCATGCCACGCTATGGCATTCCTCAGCTCCCCCCGGGCTCTGGATATCCGTATGGCTATGGCGGGCGAGTCCCGATGGGGAGCCCCTATGGGCCAATGCATATGGCGGCGCCACCCCCGTATTCTAGTGGTTCTATGGTTGGTGCAG GTGGAATGTACAGCATCAGCATGCCCATGGATAGATATGGCTTGGGCTCACCCGCTGGTCCTGGGGCAATG GGCACAAGGGCTGGTTCCTATTCTGACGAAGGCTCACAGAAGAAATCTGCTG GAGCTGGACGTGATAATGATTGGAAGTGCCCTAATTGCAACAACATTAACTTCGCCTTTCGGACAGTCTGTAACATGAGAAAATGCAACACACCAAGACCTGACACCCAG GGATCCAAACCTGACAGTTCAAGAGCTCCAA AACCAAAGACTCCAGAGGGTAGCTGGAAGTGTGAAAAGTGCAATAACATAAACTATCCTTTCCGGACAAAATGCAACCGTCCAAGTTGTGGGGAAGAAAAGCCATTGCAGGCAAACAGTCCTGATGATCTGGCTACAGATCAGGACAATCAG TTTTTGTCATGTAATATGGGGAAGCTTTTATCAAAGCTGCAACTTTCACATGACTTTGAAGACAACAGTGTTCTAATCGAGAAGGATGTTCCCGGCCACGCTGCTGGACTACCGGTACCGACAAGTTCGCATGCCCTGCGAATGGCAGCTCTCAGTGAGCTGCAAGACAGTTTATAG
- the LOC125518887 gene encoding ranBP2-type zinc finger protein At1g67325 isoform X5: MSSQMNNRIQSAGKRARTDGSRREDDWICPSCNNVNFAFRTTCNMRNCDQSRPADHTKAMQTPPHYSVPGRYMPPGTPPSMYLTGAPPPYGSNLYNGHPMPRYGIPQLPPGSGYPYGYGGRVPMGSPYGPMHMAAPPPYSSGSMVGAGGMYSISMPMDRYGLGSPAGPGAMGTRAGSYSDEGSQKKSAGAGRDNDWKCPNCNNINFAFRTVCNMRKCNTPRPDTQGSKPDSSRAPKPKTPEGSWKCEKCNNINYPFRTKCNRPSCGEEKPLQANSPDDLATDQDNQ; encoded by the exons ATGTCTTCTCAG ATGAATAACCGCATCCAGTCCGCTGGAAAGCGCGCGCGCACAGACG GTAGCCGGCGTGAGGACGACTGGATTTGCCCCAGCTGTAACAACGTCAACTTCGCATTCCGCACCACCTGCAACATGCGCAACTGCGACCAGTCCAGGCCCGCGGATCACACG AAGGCTATGCAGACTCCACCCCACTACTCGGTGCCGGGGCGGTACATGCCGCCGGGGACGCCTCCGTCCATGTACCTCACCGGGGCTCCTCCCCCGTATGGCTCCAACCTCTATAATGGGCATCCCATGCCACGCTATGGCATTCCTCAGCTCCCCCCGGGCTCTGGATATCCGTATGGCTATGGCGGGCGAGTCCCGATGGGGAGCCCCTATGGGCCAATGCATATGGCGGCGCCACCCCCGTATTCTAGTGGTTCTATGGTTGGTGCAG GTGGAATGTACAGCATCAGCATGCCCATGGATAGATATGGCTTGGGCTCACCCGCTGGTCCTGGGGCAATG GGCACAAGGGCTGGTTCCTATTCTGACGAAGGCTCACAGAAGAAATCTGCTG GAGCTGGACGTGATAATGATTGGAAGTGCCCTAATTGCAACAACATTAACTTCGCCTTTCGGACAGTCTGTAACATGAGAAAATGCAACACACCAAGACCTGACACCCAG GGATCCAAACCTGACAGTTCAAGAGCTCCAA AACCAAAGACTCCAGAGGGTAGCTGGAAGTGTGAAAAGTGCAATAACATAAACTATCCTTTCCGGACAAAATGCAACCGTCCAAGTTGTGGGGAAGAAAAGCCATTGCAGGCAAACAGTCCTGATGATCTGGCTACAGATCAGGACAATCAG TGA
- the LOC125518887 gene encoding ranBP2-type zinc finger protein At1g67325 isoform X2 — translation MSSQMNNRIQSAGKRARTDGSRREDDWICPSCNNVNFAFRTTCNMRNCDQSRPADHTAMQTPPHYSVPGRYMPPGTPPSMYLTGAPPPYGSNLYNGHPMPRYGIPQLPPGSGYPYGYGGRVPMGSPYGPMHMAAPPPYSSGSMVGAGGMYSISMPMDRYGLGSPAGPGAMGTRAGSYSDEGSQKKSAGAGRDNDWKCPNCNNINFAFRTVCNMRKCNTPRPDTQGSKPDSSRAPKPKTPEGSWKCEKCNNINYPFRTKCNRPSCGEEKPLQANSPDDLATDQDNQFLSCNMGKLLSKLQLSHDFEDNSVLIEKDVPGHAAGLPVPTSSHALRMAALSELQDSL, via the exons ATGTCTTCTCAG ATGAATAACCGCATCCAGTCCGCTGGAAAGCGCGCGCGCACAGACG GTAGCCGGCGTGAGGACGACTGGATTTGCCCCAGCTGTAACAACGTCAACTTCGCATTCCGCACCACCTGCAACATGCGCAACTGCGACCAGTCCAGGCCCGCGGATCACACG GCTATGCAGACTCCACCCCACTACTCGGTGCCGGGGCGGTACATGCCGCCGGGGACGCCTCCGTCCATGTACCTCACCGGGGCTCCTCCCCCGTATGGCTCCAACCTCTATAATGGGCATCCCATGCCACGCTATGGCATTCCTCAGCTCCCCCCGGGCTCTGGATATCCGTATGGCTATGGCGGGCGAGTCCCGATGGGGAGCCCCTATGGGCCAATGCATATGGCGGCGCCACCCCCGTATTCTAGTGGTTCTATGGTTGGTGCAG GTGGAATGTACAGCATCAGCATGCCCATGGATAGATATGGCTTGGGCTCACCCGCTGGTCCTGGGGCAATG GGCACAAGGGCTGGTTCCTATTCTGACGAAGGCTCACAGAAGAAATCTGCTG GAGCTGGACGTGATAATGATTGGAAGTGCCCTAATTGCAACAACATTAACTTCGCCTTTCGGACAGTCTGTAACATGAGAAAATGCAACACACCAAGACCTGACACCCAG GGATCCAAACCTGACAGTTCAAGAGCTCCAA AACCAAAGACTCCAGAGGGTAGCTGGAAGTGTGAAAAGTGCAATAACATAAACTATCCTTTCCGGACAAAATGCAACCGTCCAAGTTGTGGGGAAGAAAAGCCATTGCAGGCAAACAGTCCTGATGATCTGGCTACAGATCAGGACAATCAG TTTTTGTCATGTAATATGGGGAAGCTTTTATCAAAGCTGCAACTTTCACATGACTTTGAAGACAACAGTGTTCTAATCGAGAAGGATGTTCCCGGCCACGCTGCTGGACTACCGGTACCGACAAGTTCGCATGCCCTGCGAATGGCAGCTCTCAGTGAGCTGCAAGACAGTTTATAG